The DNA region GAAACACAAGGAGCCAAAAAGCCACACAATAATTGTAAAAGTGTCCAATTGTGTACAATTAAGAAATAAGGcccaaggaggtgtggtatattggccatataccacaaacccccaaggtgacttttttttttttttcaatttagtggtatccaattgtccCATTGCTACAacttgggagaggagagagtcctccgaaacacaacccagccaagccaagccacactgcttcatgACACCatgcccgcttaacctggaacctggcttccaggttaagtggtgtcgaccgtgtcagcgtgcactgctgcgtgcactgcgcctggcccgccataggagtcactagtgcgtgatgggacaagaacacccctgccgggccaaaccctccactaaaccggatgatgctgggccaattgtacgccgccccatgggtctcccagtcacagccggctgcgacagagcttggacttgaaccaggatctctagtggcacagctagtactacgcagtgccttagaccttaGACTGCGCTACTAGGGAagcccgaggtgccttattgctatagggcagttaacccactgttcctaggcctttattgaaaataagaatttgttcttaactgacttgccttgtaaaataaaaatttgaagcagagcttaatttgtaaattgggAGGTGCTAGAACAAAGAGTGGGTGCTAGAGGGGGGGTTCTGTGGTACCAGAACTCATGAGAAAAAAGATCACCTTTTGTAATAGAGCATTGAACGCATATcatcacctgcattgcttgctgtttggggttttagaatgggtttctgtacagcactttgagatatcagctatataaatacatttgatttgatatcttcACATTTGGGTAGAGCCACTTATAGAAGGTGCACACATGGGGAACATTTTTAGTAGCCTAGGGTCTGGGAAAGTGTTGGCCTTTTTAAAACCGCATTTCGTGCAATTCTACAtccttttacatgactggagactttggcatTATCTTTTTTTTAATCCGCACAAATGAGCGAAATGGCAGgatactttgacactgacaaacttagtatctgagatcaataaaaacgaccttgtcttgaatccatcaatagcctataggcctaggtTTGTGGAGAAACATATagtaggctacaatatgaggaggaaattagtcctaaaaatgctttccagtttcactgactcacccaatgatgcgcagctcactCGCTGGAGATTGTCGATGCGCTCGTGTCaaaagcctatctctctctctctgttttgtaaaacaatgtttgggttttgatcaaatattttggtagtcTACAGCATAGTCTTATCTTTTCAGCAAGAGTCATTGCTTTTCAACCTGTGTTTTCCctcgattgtatttgaaatattgcaaaaggcctgttttgtctgcgtgctgttttttcactgacagatttgcctcgcgttcccgactgtaggctattctttgttattgggctacaatccGCAGCTAGGCTATTTAAAAAAAGAAGCTATTGGTCCTCTGTAGCTAAATTATAGGGCTTCTCATGACGTATTAGGCTATTCTGAATGATTtaatttatttctgaacagacagcagtaattccGTAACTTTAGAAAATTCCTCCAGAACCCTTCATGcagctatgattctataaggaaacaAATGATGAAGTGCAACTCTGGAGAGATGAGGGAGCAGGATAATTGACGAAGAGGCAACTCGAACTTTGATCGCTTTTATTATAATTGTTACATAGCAAAAAGTGAAAATTATTTTTCATGGCACGAGAGGTACCGGATTCGGCCAAGTATGTTCCGGAACAAAACAGTCCAGAATGGAAAGGTGCCGGATCCTGTTCTGGCATGATCctgctcaaattaagcactggttTGAAGTACCTAGGCCTCTACCTGCTGAGTATAAAGATTATTAAACTAGATTCAGTGGGCTTGTCATTCACAGTACTGTTGAAAAATAAAGTATATTTGATCTAAATGTGGATATACGAGGACATCTAGTGGTCactggattttaaaaaaaaaattcatgcAAGCTATCTTTTCACTAGCATGCGATGCCATATATTTGACGCaggtatttatttttcaacatgtATTGTCATTGACTGGAACAAAATATAATTGTATGAGCTATGCCTCTGTGTACCGGCGTTGTTGCACCCCTCTACTATCTGGCTTGGTGGGGCGATCTCGTTCTGCATGCCTGCTTCACTTATATTCAATGTGTCGTCATGCATTTGTGCATGCACGCTGTTAACGGTCATACCCGTcttgctaacttagctagctcatCAACCAGTATTTTATTCGCGTTTTCTGCACGATAGCACTTATTAAAGCCTTGAAACTCATGGGGACCTCACTAGCTCACGGGTCATCGAGCTAGCCCTTATTTGGCAGCAGGGTTGCATCGGTTCCCACTGGATTTGACAGCTTGTTAGgctggctagctaggtagctaattcGCTAACGCGAACTGTTTATCACGTAGCAGCCTATGCTGACTAGCATCGCTAGCAACTAGCTAACATGGATAAAGTCTAGTCGTGGGTCCACAAAATCAAACAAATGGTACTGAACTGATGACAAAATCATGTTTCGAAATTGTAGTagctatttatgttttttttgttgttgttgcttaatGACATTAAGACAACCGGTCACGAATGCGGAGCCACGCCCTAAAATAACATGTGACCACAAGGCGTTTGTGACGCATTTATGCGTTCCAATTTTGTCataattgtctgtaggttctaaaTTGCTTATGAGCTTGGCTGCCCTTCAGAAAGTAGCTGATTCTTGTACTCTACAGCTGTATTTTCCTACAGTTACTAATAATACTAGCAACAAAACAGATTTCATTCCTTAAAATGATTTTGCCAGATGGAAGAAAATAATAAGGTAGGCCTAAACTGTAATAAGATATACCTTAAAGACTGCTTGTGTTTAATCCTGAATCCAGTTGCCCCTCTTGTACTGGGATAAAACAATAGGGAACCCATGAACCTTATGGAGGAGTACATGTGTTTTGTAGACACACCTGGGTTCTAAACTGGCTGAGGTAAACATTTTCGGAAAGCCTTGGTTTTTAAATCCCGGTGAAAGCAGATATGTCAAAGTTTGTCAATGTCTTGTTGCCCTTCTATTTAGTTGAAACTAGCGAAAATGATCATTTTGCTTCTCTTAATCCACATTTTCTAGCAAAAAAACATGTTCATGCTTTAGGGCTGGTGGCTCCATATATATTGGTAAaatataaagtgtgtgtgtgggggggggggggggggggggggggtgtagtggatataatgtggtataggcctaactgttgttttgagggtgaaatttcaaccacaggatgaTGTCATCATTGTAAACTAAATTCAGCATAgccaaaccttgtataaaataggttgaatttgtacctttgaaaccaTGTCAGATTTTCAACATTATATACACTTTCAGAAAAAAACTATAGGCAGCACctcagcccgggatcgaaccccatccagggttttaactacacccagccctgcttagctttaatatgtcactgactactaccaatATGCTATTGTGAGAATTATTATTGAGAGATCTcttaataacaaaatatattccGTGTTAATATCGAAGTCATTCTAAGGGGTAGGTTTGACAAAGcaaatgagtgagtgagtcttTGACATGAAGACAGTGGTTAGATTCTGCCATTGGGACTGCTCTGATGTTTCCATTCTCTCCTGGTTATGACCATAGAGCCTTGTCCCAGTCTCtagacctgcctgtctgtgtgatggATGACCACCTGACCTCTGAAGCTGTCAATGAGATGGTAAATTGACCTTGTCATTTCATATTACAACATTAATCCAATAAAATGTTATAGTGATGCTATCATTGGCAATGTTGACGTACCACAACCATCTCTGTTGTGTTGCAGTTGTTTAATTGGCCCAACGTTGCCAATGCTCCTCCACTCTTTAACAGTTAATAATTATTTCAGTATGATATTTGTTGTTTATTAAGTTTGATTATTtgcaatataattacatttctacCAGGAGCAGAGCAATTCTACCAGGAGCAGAGCAACCTCAGTGATGGAAAACACAGAAGAGGGGAAGCTCAACAATGTGGAACATCTGACACTTCTGGACTTCCTTCAAAACCTAACTGAGAAGTATGTTCTGTTTTCTTTGGTACTATCACACCTTCAAGGAAATAGGATCAAATTAGAAACTGATCAATCGGAAAAAAAATGTCATTGCTAGAAAAGTTGTCACATTGCAATTTTGCCAAAACAACTGACACAAAGCAAGTATAACTTCACGATCAggcaaataattaaataaaaacaattctgcCACGCATCCTGATATGACAACATTTATAACAATATTGTTTTCAGGCAATGGAGGGGGATTCGTGAGGGTATGTTTGACCCGGTAAGATCATGTTACTGACAATTTAATCAGATTACCATGAAAACTCTGCCTAATGTTTAACCTTGTTCATAAGCTTTTGAAAGACGCACtatgcaacattttaaaacaGTTCTTCTGTTTCTGGAATACAGCTGACAAAACAACAGCTTGCCGGCTTGTGTCTGAGGATTGTCCAGTTTTTATCGGACAAGCTGATGCAGATCATCATCCCAGGTCTTTACGAACTACTGGGCATCCAAGATGCTGCCTCCTCTCCATTGTCACAGAGATCTCTCACAGCGTCACTCACCAGTCTGTTAGACGATAAGGTTAACACCAAGTCCCGCGTGAGATTTACTGAGGCTGGTGTACCTAAGAGGCCAGGCAGTCGAAAGTCTTACAATAGCTTTCGCATCCCGACTCCCTACCCTTCCTCCAACTGTatggagcaggaagaggaagaggaagaagtgCAGGAATCACAACTTAAATTCAAGGAGATTTACCTGACTAAGGGCAGTCTGGGCAGTGGAAGCTACCTGCCCAAGGGGGCCATGAGGTATGTTCTTAAAGGGAAATTtaacaacttcatattcatctccAGCATCACCATATGTGAAAATTACACATTTCCATGctttgtagtaaaaaaaatatagaggGACGTAACTGTTTCCAATAGTGCTGAgaaattagtgctttttgaggttggtttggtttcgattcaaatatttaaaaaataatcacggttttGGATTTCAATACTTTTTTTAGACATTGAATGCACTATGGATTATgtgtgttgaatgctgtaacaacacataataaaacaatgaataaaagtcccatgatggtagtgactgtccattagTGTTTATGACTTATCAACCATCATTTACTTTCtcatataaaatatttatttgatgactttattatttcattccaagtcatcaactcatctctatagagctgctgcttattctgtctgacaaaatcactattttagtagttcttctaaGTAAATAAGACCTACTTTTATGACCGCTGAACACCAActgtcaatcacttagatcatgtatttccaGGTAGAGAATCCTCGCAACGCAACTGCTTTTTATCTCTCTCATGCATTCTCTCGTCTCTCCGTCTCAGTTAATGAGGTTTCCGTATCTGCTCCACACAGAGTGGACAAGCAAGTGggcgtgcaatggattatggGAATTAATTGCCGTATTTTctgtgctaaactatgtagattattggcctgttggaaactacaactccctactacattgcatagttcgtgcttgatctgatttatctctacagaaactgAGCATCGAgctcacagaagaagaaaaaaattaactatatggaattcaaataattgagccGACgtcagtcaattagttgtttaaaaaccgaaaaataacaaaaatgttgaTTAAATGCTCAGCTCTAGATTCTAATGACATCATCAGTGTGCAtcgtgtgattttaaccaattatgagtaggcattgcctactaattggttgatgatgtcatagaaaacacttatcttcctctttcttttttactacaaaacatagaaatgcccgtttttcacatatgctgatgttggggtggtgctggagatgatgaatatgaagttgaaacatTTAGAAATTTCCCTTTAACATTTCTTCAAACTGCCTTGTATTTATGATTGTCCTTGAAGTTATTAGAAGTTACAGTATTTGAAGTTTATAGCAATTTTGATTTTTGTAGAGGATAGATATTGCCAGGATAGATAGATATCTACAGGCCAGTTTCAATACAAATGACTTATACAAAATACACTTTATTGGGCTTTAGAAATTAAGCAGTTAGGCTGACATCACACTAAGGTTTTTTCTCAGAGAAACAGCAGCGTTTTCCTCATTGTTTTCAATGGTGCAGatgtatttgacacactgaatgtgCATCACAGCCTTACATATTATTTGTTTGACTTTGATGATTTCTGCGTTTTTTTTTCCCAAggactctaacctctctgtctgatgTGCAGAAGAAAACAACCAACTCTGAGACGCTACAAGTCCTCTTAGGTGTCTCAGAGGACACCCTTGTCACCTGTGTACAGGACAGCCTGCAAGGTTCTCTCTCCAAACTTGCATGCATGTCCAATTCTCCATCTGGAAGTGCAGGCTCTATGATGCTAACCCCTGCTGTAATGGCAGAGTTGGCTAAAGATGTCAAGTCGGCCTTATCAGTGGTCGTTAAGAGTGCCTCCGCTAGCCAAACCTCTGTAGTGACACCGGTAAGGGGAGACTCACAGACCAAGGTGACTGAGAGCATggtgagagagctggctgctaAACTTGAAAAAGTTGACCAAGAGAGCAAGAGTCTAACAGGGCAAGTCATGACCATGATCTCTGACACAATGGTGGCTTTTGTTGACGAGAACAAACAGAATTTGCTGGAAGATCTGAAGGACAAGATCACGTTTTTGGCATCGCATGTTGGCTTCATTGAGGATCTTGATGCCCTGATAAGCAAATACGAGAGCAGCTACAATATTAGTGAATCTGGTTCCTCCTGCACGCTCACATCTAAGAGCATCCAAAAACTCTCTAGCCGGGAGTTTCAAACATCAGCAATACAAGCAGTGAGTGGAGTTCTTGACAAAAAAGTCAGTAGTTTGAGCTTTCCTAGTTCAGTCATTCAGTCTGAGTTAACAGGTGCTGTATCAGGTCAAACATTGTCTGGCATTGTAAAGACAGAGTCAATTCACCCAGTGGGCTCAGCAGCGTCAGTAGTTGTTAAGACTTTCGTGTCAGATATGAAGTCCTTGGCTGAATCTGAAGAGAGTCCCCAACAGAAGAGTGCCTGGTCTGCTGCTGTTCACATTTACCACAGCATCCAAAACAACTTGAAAGATTATTTCGGCAAGCTTCAGCGATGTGCCTTAAAgagcattgtcacatctgatgATAACATCACAAATGCTGAGTTTAAGGAGACAGTTCCACTTCCTTGCTTAAACATGAAATATAGGCCCAGTAAGAGTGAGCCTCAGTTGCCAGAGTCCACTGGTGAAGTTACTTTACAAAGAGGCCTAAGTGAGTGCTCAAAACTTCTTTGGGCAAAAACTGAGTCAGAAGAAAGCAAGCTCCTTCTGACAACTTGCACCAAAGAAGTCATCTCAGAGCTTCTGGTCTTGTACAAGACTGCAATGTCAAAGGAGGACGCCCTGTACACTGTTGGAGAAAAAGGATCAGGCTTctctattgagagagagaaatttgTAGAGGGTGTTCTGGCTCAGCTTGGGGATATTGCCCATTCCAGGGCCTCATCACCAATAGTATGTGAGTTCCCCTGTCAAATTGAGGACAGCAGAAGTAAGGCCACAGCTTCTTTGACCAGTCTGTTAGATTGTATTAGAAAACTCTCAAGTGAGAAATTTAAGAGAAATGCCACTCAAGCAGTGAGTGAGTTCCTAGTTAAAAAGTCCACCAGTAGCTTAACTAGTGCACAGCCTGCTTATTCTGTAGCATCCAGGTCTTGTTCCATTCAAAACCAGTACACATGGTCAAAGGATATTTGTGCGGATTCTGCTGCCTTTGGCATCATTGAAACATTTGTGGAAGACCTGCAGAGCTTGGCGCAACCTGcagaagtagaggagagagaacctgaccTCCAGGAAAATGCACAAAAGCTACAGAGCAGGATCTGGTCTGCTACCACTAGTTTATATAACAATATTCAGAAGACATTAAAGGACTTCATCATTCATCAGCGGAGGTCAGACATGCTGAGCAGAACGTCTAGTCATATACCCACAGAGGACTCTGGACATCTTGGGACTAAGGAGCACATTTGTTTGGCAAGCCAGGACTTGAGGCAAGCTAGTAAGAGTGTGCCTCACTTGCACAGTTTGAACCTTGAAGTGGCTCTACACAGGGGTGTCAGCGAGAGTTCAAAACTTCTCTGGACTGAAACAGACGAGGCTCTACTGACCAATAGTACCAAAGAGGTCATTTCAACAATCTTGACCTCATGCGAGGATCAGGCATCAAATGCACCTTGCTTCTCCACAGTAGGAAAGAAAATATCTGATATGTCCCTTGAGGTCAACATGTTGgtaggtggtgttctgtctcaGCTGAAGGACATCTCCTTGTCAAGGTCCCCAACACCATGTGAAGACATGTTTGAACGTCTCCAAGGTTCTCCTGAGCGAACCTCTCCAGTAAGTCTAGATTGCAGCACGGCTGCCTCCAAAGGCATTGCATCTTCCCACAGTCTTTCTACAAAGAGCCTCCAAAAACTCTCTAGTCATGAGTTCCAAACTAAAGCtgagaaaggagtgagtgaggTCCTCTCTAGATCATTTAACATTGTGGAGGAAGGTACAACAGAACAGTACCTTCAGTCTGTATCTACATCCACCacatctactgatattatacaaaccATGGTGAAAGACCAGCAGGAGCTCACCCAGACCACCCAATCATCTGACATGGTATCTGGAACCTCCCTGCTCACCACTGGACAGGTTTCTGAGAAAAGGATCTGGTCTGTTGCTCGTAACatctactacagtctgcaaagtaAGATTACGGAGTTTCTCAGAAAAGATCTTCAAAGATCAGACACAACACTTGGTTCAATCCAAATCTTTACGTATCAAAGCAGTCCTGCATCACAAAGAGCAAGTCTCGGCCATCTTGAGGTCAACCAGAGCAGTGTTACACCTGGTGGAAACGATGCCTGTGTGGACATTCCGCACAAATTACTACCTAAAACCACTGAGCTCTCAGGATCCATGCTGGAGGATATTGACACGATCCGTTGTAGGAGTGCTGACAGCCAAAATACAAGAAATACCTCTTCTTCacgctcctccatctctctaacacCTACTTCAAAATTAAGGCAGTCGAAATGGCACTTTGCTTTACCCGGGACTCCCATCCCCACTGAGTTTCCTGCTCAGattgactttcccattgttagaaacacaatcattgagGACTTCTTTCACACAGAGGACTTACTTCCTGTAACCTTTGTGGACAAAGTCAGGCAAGCTGCTGGGGTGGTAGTGGACATTATGGTGGAAAGTGTTGAGAACACACAGGAAAATGGACAGGGTGCTTCTCATCTTGACGACCTCCGATCTGCTGttaggaaattgagaaaaatcaTTTCCACTTGGACCATCCACATTTTCAGCCATGAATTGGTGGATAAAGTGATAGCCATTCAGGACAGCCACAGCACTCCACAGGTCTTAACATTGGAAGCAGCCAAAAGTGCTTCAGACTCCATTCTTTCAAGGCTGAAATGGGGAAAGGAACAATGTGCCATATCCAAGGAGCTCTCCTCTCAGCTTCTCCAGATATTTGCTGAAGAGACAGTGAAGTGCTTCCTgagacagtggtcagatgagtatGAAAACATAAACTTTGATGTTTCAGTCCAGAACGATCCAAAGACTTCTACTTGCATGGTCATTCTTCAAATGATCACCAAAGCCACTGCTAAATGTTATTTTGAGTCCGCTACCAGCGTGGCCACCAGTGACATTGTAGAAGGCGTGTTTGATTTGGAAAGGGATACCATCAGCAGTACTGGAGAGCAGGTCAATACAAAGGTATAGTACACTTTCATGAATAACACTGCTGTTGACCTTTTATATGATTCTTTGTGTCATGGCATTGCACTGGTTCTTTGCAGTTGATATGCTGTACTTTAAGATATCGaaa from Oncorhynchus mykiss isolate Arlee chromosome 1, USDA_OmykA_1.1, whole genome shotgun sequence includes:
- the LOC118937070 gene encoding uncharacterized protein LOC118937070 isoform X4, yielding MFPFSPGYDHRALSQSLDLPVCVMDDHLTSEAVNEMEQSNSTRSRATSVMENTEEGKLNNVEHLTLLDFLQNLTEKQWRGIREGMFDPLTKQQLAGLCLRIVQFLSDKLMQIIIPGLYELLGIQDAASSPLSQRSLTASLTSLLDDKVNTKSRVRFTEAGVPKRPGSRKSYNSFRIPTPYPSSNCMEQEEEEEEVQESQLKFKEIYLTKGSLGSGSYLPKGAMRTLTSLSDVQKKTTNSETLQVLLGVSEDTLVTCVQDSLQGSLSKLACMSNSPSGSAGSMMLTPAVMAELAKDVKSALSVVVKSASASQTSVVTPVRGDSQTKVTESMVRELAAKLEKVDQESKSLTGQVMTMISDTMVAFVDENKQNLLEDLKDKITFLASHVGFIEDLDALISKYESSYNISESGSSCTLTSKSIQKLSSREFQTSAIQAVSGVLDKKVSSLSFPSSVIQSELTGAVSGQTLSGIVKTESIHPVGSAASVVVKTFVSDMKSLAESEESPQQKSAWSAAVHIYHSIQNNLKDYFGKLQRCALKSIVTSDDNITNAEFKETVPLPCLNMKYRPSKSEPQLPESTGEVTLQRGLSECSKLLWAKTESEESKLLLTTCTKEVISELLVLYKTAMSKEDALYTVGEKGSGFSIEREKFVEGVLAQLGDIAHSRASSPIVCEFPCQIEDSRSKATASLTSLLDCIRKLSSEKFKRNATQAVSEFLVKKSTSSLTSAQPAYSVASRSCSIQNQYTWSKDICADSAAFGIIETFVEDLQSLAQPAEVEEREPDLQENAQKLQSRIWSATTSLYNNIQKTLKDFIIHQRRSDMLSRTSSHIPTEDSGHLGTKEHICLASQDLRQASKSVPHLHSLNLEVALHRGVSESSKLLWTETDEALLTNSTKEVISTILTSCEDQASNAPCFSTVGKKISDMSLEVNMLVGGVLSQLKDISLSRSPTPCEDMFERLQGSPERTSPVSLDCSTAASKGIASSHSLSTKSLQKLSSHEFQTKAEKGVSEVLSRSFNIVEEGTTEQYLQSVSTSTTSTDIIQTMVKDQQELTQTTQSSDMVSGTSLLTTGQVSEKRIWSVARNIYYSLQSKITEFLRKDLQRSDTTLGSIQIFTYQSSPASQRASLGHLEVNQSSVTPGGNDACVDIPHKLLPKTTELSGSMLEDIDTIRCRSADSQNTRNTSSSRSSISLTPTSKLRQSKWHFALPGTPIPTEFPAQIDFPIVRNTIIEDFFHTEDLLPVTFVDKVRQAAGVVVDIMVESVENTQENGQGASHLDDLRSAVRKLRKIISTWTIHIFSHELVDKVIAIQDSHSTPQVLTLEAAKSASDSILSRLKWGKEQCAISKELSSQLLQIFAEETVKCFLRQWSDEYENINFDVSVQNDPKTSTCMVILQMITKATAKCYFESATSVATSDIVEGVFDLERDTISSTGEQVLTFNTKV
- the LOC118937070 gene encoding uncharacterized protein LOC118937070 isoform X2, coding for MFPFSPGYDHRALSQSLDLPVCVMDDHLTSEAVNEMEQSNSTRSRATSVMENTEEGKLNNVEHLTLLDFLQNLTEKQWRGIREGMFDPLTKQQLAGLCLRIVQFLSDKLMQIIIPGLYELLGIQDAASSPLSQRSLTASLTSLLDDKVNTKSRVRFTEAGVPKRPGSRKSYNSFRIPTPYPSSNCMEQEEEEEEVQESQLKFKEIYLTKGSLGSGSYLPKGAMRTLTSLSDVQKKTTNSETLQVLLGVSEDTLVTCVQDSLQGSLSKLACMSNSPSGSAGSMMLTPAVMAELAKDVKSALSVVVKSASASQTSVVTPVRGDSQTKVTESMVRELAAKLEKVDQESKSLTGQVMTMISDTMVAFVDENKQNLLEDLKDKITFLASHVGFIEDLDALISKYESSYNISESGSSCTLTSKSIQKLSSREFQTSAIQAVSGVLDKKVSSLSFPSSVIQSELTGAVSGQTLSGIVKTESIHPVGSAASVVVKTFVSDMKSLAESEESPQQKSAWSAAVHIYHSIQNNLKDYFGKLQRCALKSIVTSDDNITNAEFKETVPLPCLNMKYRPSKSEPQLPESTGEVTLQRGLSECSKLLWAKTESEESKLLLTTCTKEVISELLVLYKTAMSKEDALYTVGEKGSGFSIEREKFVEGVLAQLGDIAHSRASSPIVCEFPCQIEDSRSKATASLTSLLDCIRKLSSEKFKRNATQAVSEFLVKKSTSSLTSAQPAYSVASRSCSIQNQYTWSKDICADSAAFGIIETFVEDLQSLAQPAEVEEREPDLQENAQKLQSRIWSATTSLYNNIQKTLKDFIIHQRRSDMLSRTSSHIPTEDSGHLGTKEHICLASQDLRQASKSVPHLHSLNLEVALHRGVSESSKLLWTETDEALLTNSTKEVISTILTSCEDQASNAPCFSTVGKKISDMSLEVNMLVGGVLSQLKDISLSRSPTPCEDMFERLQGSPERTSPVSLDCSTAASKGIASSHSLSTKSLQKLSSHEFQTKAEKGVSEVLSRSFNIVEEGTTEQYLQSVSTSTTSTDIIQTMVKDQQELTQTTQSSDMVSGTSLLTTGQVSEKRIWSVARNIYYSLQSKITEFLRKDLQRSDTTLGSIQIFTYQSSPASQRASLGHLEVNQSSVTPGGNDACVDIPHKLLPKTTELSGSMLEDIDTIRCRSADSQNTRNTSSSRSSISLTPTSKLRQSKWHFALPGTPIPTEFPAQIDFPIVRNTIIEDFFHTEDLLPVTFVDKVRQAAGVVVDIMVESVENTQENGQGASHLDDLRSAVRKLRKIISTWTIHIFSHELVDKVIAIQDSHSTPQVLTLEAAKSASDSILSRLKWGKEQCAISKELSSQLLQIFAEETVKCFLRQWSDEYENINFDVSVQNDPKTSTCMVILQMITKATAKCYFESATSVATSDIVEGVFDLERDTISSTGEQVNTKGSKNVSKNLCPQESLEYQPQNICPTVYFTETMTTSHGSFSPEGIYDIASSFPLEEKSRKPSLFTRLSRSITKGFLSTFKSSRKTKLFK